The following nucleotide sequence is from Streptomyces leeuwenhoekii.
GATGACCGTACGGCAGGCGTCGCGCAGCGCCATCAGGGCGTAGCCGAGGTCCTCCGGGATCTCCTCCAGGCGGCCGGGCAGGGCCAGCTCCATAAGCCGTTCGAAGCCCTCGGCGGCGGTCTGGAGCTGGTCGGCCGCCTTCTCGTTGACGAGCTTGGCGGCGCGGCGCACGGCACGGTTGACCTGGCCGGGTGTGAGCTCGCCGGTGGCGACGCCGGTGACGCGGGAGACCAGCTCGTGCGCCTCGTCGACGATCAGCACCTCGTGTTGCGGGAGGACCGGGGCGCCCTCGATGGCGTCGATCGCGAGCAACGCGTGATTGGTGACGACGACCTCGGCGAGTTTGGCGCGCTCGCGGGCCGTCTCGGCGAAGCACTCGGCGCCGTACGCGCACTTCGAGGCCCCCAGGCACTCCCGCGACGACACCGACACCTGGGCCCAGGCCCGGTCCGAGACGCCCGGCGTGAGATCGTCCCGGTCGCCGCTCTCCGTCTCGTCCGCCCAGTCGCGCAGCCGCAGCAGGTCCTGGCCCAGCTTGCTGGTGGGGGCGGCGGCCTCGAACTGGTCGAAGAGGCCCTCCTCCTCGTCCTGCGGGACGCCCTCGTGGAGGCGGTGCAGACACAGGTAGTTGGACCTGCCCTTGAGCATCGCGAACTCCGGGCGGCGGCGCAGCAGCGGGTGCAGGGCCTCCACCGTGCGCGGCAGGTCGCGTTCCACCAACTGGCGCTGGAGCGCGAGGGTCGCGGTCGCCACCACGACCCGGTCCCCGTGGGCCAGCGCGGGCACGAGGTAGCCCAGCGACTTGCCGGTGCCGGTGCCGGCCTGGACCAGCAGATGGGAGCCGTCGTCGATCGCCGCCGCGACGGCTTCGGCCATGGCCACCTGGCCGGGGCGCTCCGTGCCGCCGACGGCGGCGACGGCGGCATGCAGGAGTTCGGGGAGTGAGGGCTTCGTCATAGCCCGACCACCCTACGGCGCGGGACTGACAAGCGGGGCGCCGAGGCGGCGGTGCGGGACGGGAACACGGTAGGGCTCCTGGGTACTGGGGGCAGGCACTGGGGCCTGGGGCGCGGGCCGGCGCGGCGCGCGCCCCCGTCGCGCCGGCCCGGTCCGGAACGGCGCGCGGGCGGTGTGCCGGAGGGGGCGCGGCGTCCCCGCGCTACAGCAGGCGGCGCAGGTGCCGGTCCCGGACCAGCAGCGCGGCCCGCTTGCCCGGCAGGTCGATCTCGGCGCGGAGCCGGAAGCCGGCGCTGAGGAAGGCGGCGACGGAGGGGGTGTTGCGCAGGTCGGGTTCCGCGACGACGCGCGTGCACCGGGGCCGCTGGTCGAGCACGAGGTCGGCGACGGCCCTGAGCAGGACGCTGCCCAGGCCCCGCCCGCGGTCGGCGGCGTCGCCGAGGAGGAGGTGGATCCCGGTGTCGTGCGGCCGGGCGGGGTAGTGCCTGGCCAGCGGGTCGAGATCGGCCCGGTAGATCTCCCAGTAGCTCATCGGTGTGCCCTTCAGCACGCCCACGCAGGGCACGCTGCGGCCGTCGCCGTCGAGCTGGGCCCGCAGGTGGTCCTCGGTCACGTGCGGCGGTCCGGAAAGCTGCCAGAAGGCCGCGACGGCGGGGTCGTTCATCCAGCGGGTGATGAGCGGCAGGTCCCGTTCGAGGCGGACGGGGACGAGGTGGAACACGCCCGCGGAGGTGACGGCCGGGCTCCAGGCGGCCACCCGGTCGAGCAGGTCGTCCCCCGCCGCCGGCCACGCGGCGGCGGGGGTCCGCGCCGCCGGGTCCGCGAAGGTCTCCAGGAACGCGTCGGGCAGGCGCAGGTCCAGGGTGTCCTCGCCGCCGTCGCCGCCGTCACCGTCCCTGCTGTCCGTGTCGCCTGCCTTGTTCGTATTGTCCGCATTGGTCGCGCCCCCGCGGGGGCCCGTATCGGTGCCGGTGCCGCCGTCGGAGGCCGGGACGGTACCGGCGTCGGTGCGCGCGTCGGTGGGAGGCACGGCGTCGCTCCTCTCGGGAGACGTCTCGGGGAACGGGATCGGGCGGGGTCCCCGCAGGCTCAGGGGTGCAGGGGGTTGGGGACGGTGACGTAGACGGACTGGGTGTCGACCGGGCCGACCAGTTCGTCGAGGCCGTGGGCGCGGGTCAGCAGATTGGCCTTGCAGCGCAGGACGGGTGAGTCCAGCAGCAGGGCGGGCAGCGAGCTGCGGGGTGAGCTCGGATCCGAGGCGGCGCGGTCGAGGAACCGGCGGAAGGCGGCGAGCAGCAGCCGCTCGTCGGCGAGGCGCTGGCATCCGAAGGCTCCGATCAGCCCGAACACGTTGTTGATCGCGAGGTAGTACGCGAAGCGCTCGTCGGCGATCTCGTCGCGCACGAACGTGTCGCCGGCCGCGCCGACGCCGGGCAGCCGGGCGTCGAGCTCCGCGCGCCGGGACTCGCGGAAGTAGTAGCCCTGGTTGTCGCGGTAGCGGGCGCCCGCGGGCCAGCCGTCGGCGTCCAGCAGGAGCAGCGTGTTCTGCTGGTGCGCCTCCAGCGCGATCCCCGCCGCTCCGTCCAGCCACAGCACGGGACGTACGACGTGTTCGAGGTAGCGCAGGAACCACTCGGCGGCCACGGCGCCCCGCGACCGGCCGGTCCGCCGGGCGAGCCGGGCCACCACCCGGGCCAGCCGCGACCGAGGCGCGGCGTCGCGCGGCTGCCCGGCGGAAGCCGGATCGCCCGCCCAGGACAGGGGCCTGGGCGCGACCAGACCGGCGACGCAGGACACGTCGTCCGTGGGGCGGAACGGATTGTGCCGGATCACCACGTCGAGTCCCGGCACGGGCTCTCCCCGCCGTCCGTCGACCCCGATCCAGGCCGGATCGCGGACGATGTCGAAGTCCGGGTGCGTCGCGCGCCAGAGCCGGCCCAGCCCGGTGCGCAGCAGCCGGTGCACCTCCACGCCCCGGTGGAGTTCCTTGCGGAGGTTCTCCCGCCGCGAGTTGGTGATGTCCACCCCCAGCGACAGCTTGAGCATGGCGGGGGCGCCGGTCCGGTGGACGGTCCGCACCGAGGACGTGGGGCACCAGGGGGCACCGTGGGCGCCGAGGTCCCGGAGCAGTCCGGCGTCCAGCAGCGCCGCGGCCTCCGGGCGGTCGCGGACCTCGCGCGCCTGCCAGGGGTGCACGGGCAGCGCCGCGTACCCCTCGGGGAGCTCCAGGCCCGGTCCGGCGAGGCGGGCGGTGAGGTGCGGCGCGGCGACCGGGCGGCCGCGCTCGGTCCATGCCGAGTCGGCGGCGAGGACGGAGGGCGCGACGGCCAGCCAGTGCAGGGGGAAGGAGCCGCGCGTCTCGGGCGAGTACCGCGCCGCCTCGCTCTCGGAGAACCCCTCGCGGCTCTTCGGGGCCGGGTGCAGCGGGTGCCCGAGGACGAGGGCCTGCTCGGCGGCGAGGAAGCGGTCGGGCGGGTCGGCGGGGCGCTGCCGGCGGTCGCGGATGAAGACGGTGGTGCGGCGCACCGAGTCGGCGACGCGCGCCACGAGACCCGCCCCCGCGGTACCGGGCGCGGTGGCCGTGGGGCGGTCGCCGGGACCGGCCCGCCCGGCGGCCTGTGCGGCGATCTGTCCGGCCAGCAGGGCCGCGAGCGTGACCGCGTCGGTGGGCGGGACCGGGTGTGCGGCATCGGCCGGGTGCGGCAGGCCGAAGCGGTGCCAGCCCGTCGGCGACCAGTAGCGCACGGGGACGAGCAGGGCCGTTCCGCCGGCGGGCAGCGGGACGCGGAGGACGCCGTCGCGGGGCGCGGGCAGCCCGGCCTCGCGCACCCAGCAGCGCAGCAGGTTCTCGACGGCGGCGGCCTGGGCGGCGACGGACGGGTCCGGGTGCTCCAGGAGGTCGCCGGCGGCCCCGCCCGGCCGCTCGGCGTCCACCGTGCCCTCTCGCCGGACAGGCCACTCGGCCGCGGGCGGGACCGGCGGCCGTGCGCCGGGAAGGTCCGCGCGCGGTGTGCCCGTCGTCGCGGACGGATTCGCGCCGGGAGCGGCCGGCGGCTGGGCGGGGGTGCGGTGTGCGGGGGGTGCGGTGGTGTTCACGACGGTCCTCGGCGGGCTGGGACACGCTGGGCGTGTGTGTGGGGGGGGTGCGGGCCAGGAGATTGCGCGCGGAGCCGGCGCCGGTCGCGAGGGGCAGCCGGTGGTGCGGGCCCGCGACCGGGATGGGCTCGGCGGCAGGGGTGCGGGGGTGCGGCCTGCGGGGACGGCCGACCGGGCCGGGCGTATGGCGCCGGACGCCCGCCGCCGCGGCGCACCGCCCGGAGCACGCGGAACAGGCGGCGCACCGCCCGGACCGGGCGGCGGCCCGGCCCGTCGGGCTGCCGGCGGGAGCGGTCCCGCCGGGCGGCTCAGCCCCGCGGGCACGGCGGGAGTCCGGGTGGGTGGCCGGTGTGGTGGCGGCCCACCGCCTCCACCGCGTCGGCCAGTCGGTCCAGGACCGCCTCCGCCTGTTCCGCGGTGATGGTCAGCGGCGGGAGCAGCCGCACGACGCCCGGGTGCCGGGTGCCGAGGGCCACGATCAGGCCGCGGCGCAGGCACTCCCGTTGGAGGGCGGCCGCGAGTCCGGCGGCGGGGCCGAGGTGCTGGGCGCAGCCGCGCGGCCCGCTGTCCGGTGTCCGGGAGGCGCCGGTGCCGGGCGCCCCGTCCGGGTCCGGGTCCACCAGCTCGATGCCGATGAGCAGTCCGCGTCCGCGCACGTCGCCCATCCAGGGGAAGGGCGCCGCCAGTTCGCGCAGCCGGGTCAGTATCCACGCCCCCAGGTCGGCCGCGTGCCGGGCGAGCCGGTTCTCGCGGATGTGGGCGAGGGTGGCGGCGCCCGCGGCCATGGCGAGCTGGTTGCCGCGGAAGGTGCCGCGGCCGGTGTCGCGCCACAGCTCGCCGAGGTCGTCGCGGTGGACGACGACGGCCAGGGGCAGGCCGGCGCCGATGGTCTGGGAGAGGACCATCACGTCGGGGGTGACGCCGCTGTGCTCCACCGCCCAGAAGGCGCCGGTCCGCCCGGCCCCGGTGTGGCTCTCGTCGGCGATCAGCGGGATGGACCGGTCGGCGGTGATCCGCCGCACCCGCCGGGCCCAGCCGTCGGGGACGACGATCACGGCGTCCTCGCCCTGTACGGCTTCCAGGACCACCCCGGCGGGCCGCGGCACACCCGGCACCCGGCCGTCGAGGACGGACTCGGCCCACCGCGCCGCGCCCTCGGCCCCCGGCTCGCCCCCGCCGCCGAAGGCCCAGCGGTGGCCCTCCGGGCACGGCAGACGGGTGACCGGCGCGTCACCGGGCCCCCCGGAGGGGAAGGGACCGGCGGCGGGCGTGGCGTGGCAGGCGGCGGTGAACGCCACCACGCCGGTCCGCCCGGTCACGGCGCGTACCAGCCCGGCGGCCGCCGTCAGCGCCTCCGAGGCGCCCGGCCCGCACAGGCGCACGCGCGCCCGGCCGGTGAGCCCGGGCGGCAGGGTGCGCAGGAGCTCGGCGACGAACGCGTCCCTGACGGGCGTCGCCAGGTCGAGGACCTGGAGCGGGGCGCCGGAGTCGAGGACCTTGCGGACCGCCTCCAGGACGACCGGATGGTTGTGGCCGAGCGCCGAAGCCCCGCCGCCGGACAGGCAATCCAGGTAGCGGCGGCCGTCCGCGCCCTCGACGGTGAGCCCCCGTGCCCGGACCGGCACGATCGGCAGGGCGCGGCCATGGGTGCACGCCGCCGGCTCACCGGGCGGGCGCCGGCGCGGGCGCCCCGCGTCCGCGCCGCCGAGGTGCCTCCCGCGCTCACCGGGCGCCCGGGAGCCGGGGGCCGTCTCACCGAGCGCCTCGCCGCGTGGGCCTCCCGCCGGCATCCGCGCGCTCCCGGCCACCGCGGACGCGACTCCCCCGCCGCCCCGCCCGGATACGAATCCCCCGTACACGGATTCCGCCACGGTCCCTGTCCTCCCGCCGTCCACAGGCGCGCCGGCACCTCACGTCGCCGTCCGCGCGGGGGACGGCGCCCAGGCATCCGGCCCCCGACCGCATAAACCCCGGGGCGTTCGCCGGGTTACGGGTCGTCTCGAGATCGGCGCCGTGACGGAACCGTTGCCGTACCGCCGGGACTCCCCCACGGCGACCGCATAGTGTGTGGTGCCGTTCCCGGGCGCCGTGAGGTCGGCGCGGAGCCGCGCGGGCCGGCGGCGCGTCCCCGGCCGCGGCGCCACGTTCTTCTCAGCAGGGGGAGTCGAGAGAACCATGCGATCCATACGATCCGTACGGCCGTCGTCCGCCACTCGCCGGCCCCGGGCCGCGGCCCGCGCCGGCTTCCCCGTCCCGGCCGCCGTCGCTCTCGTCTCGGCGCTCCTTCTCACCGCGACCGCCTGCGAGTCGGGCGCGGGGGCCGGTGGCGAGCCCGCGGCCTCCGCGTCGGCCGCGGAGGACGGCCACGGCGCCATCCGGATCCCGGACCACCTCAGGGACAAGCTCGCGGAGCACGGGATCGACGTCGACAAGTGGCGCGACGGCGCCTGGAAGAACTGGGACAGGGACGACTGGCTGCGCGAGGCGCAGGACTTCGTCAACCCGATCATCGAGAACCTGTGGAATCCGGACCGCATGCGGGACGCCGAGGAGCCCGGCCGGGAGGTCGACGCCGGCGACCTCTCCGGTGACCGGGCGGTGAGCGACCCGGAGCCCGCGCCGGTCCGGGCGCGGCCGGTGCCGCCCGCGTACCACGAGAACGCCGCCACGGCCGGCAAGGTGTTCTTCGACTCGCCCGCGGGCTCCAAGGTCTGCTCGGCCACCGTCGTGCGGGACCCGGCCCGTCCCGGCAGGTCCAACCTGGTGTGGACGGCGGGCCACTGCGTGCACGCGGGCCGGAAGGGCGGCTGGTACCGCAACATCGCGTTCGTGCCCTCGTACAACGACGCGGCGCGGCCGGCCGCGGAACTGCGGAGCGCCGGCGAGGAGGAGATCGCCCCCTACGGGGTGTGGTGGGGTGACTGGGTGAAGACCTCCGCCCAGTGGATCGAGCAGGGCGGCGCGACGGGCGGGGAGGGCGCCCCGTACGACTTCGCCGTGCTCCATGTGACGCCGGAGGAGGGCGCGGGCGGCAGGTCGCTGGAGGAGACGGTCGGCGCGGCGCTGCCGGTGGACTTCGCCGCCCCGGCCGTACGGCCGGTGCGGAGCGTGACGGCGACCGGCTACCCGGCGGCGGCGCCGTACGACGGGCAGACCCTGTACCGGTGCCAGGGCAAGCCGGGCCGGCTCTCGGTCAGGGCCTCGGATCCGACGATGTACCGCATCGGCTGCACCATGACCGGCGGTTCCTCGGGCGGCGGGTGGGTGGCGACCGGCTCCGACGGCCGGCCGGCGCTGATCTCCAACACCTCGATCGGACCGGTGGGGGCGGGCTGGCTGGCCGGTCCGCGGCTGGGCGAGGAGGCCGAGGACGTGTACCGGGCGGTCAGCGAGAAGTTCGCCGGCCGGTGAGCCGGGGCCGAGCCGGGCGGAGGCGCGGCGGCCGGTGACGCGCGCATGACCGAGGGCCCGTCCCCGGCGGGGGGACGGGCCCTCGGACGTGCCTCACGGCCCTGGGCCGGTGCCGGTGGGGCGTCAGGCCGCCGACGCCGGAACGTACGGCGTCAGCTCCGCCGCCAGTTCCTCGTGCACCCGCACCTTGAGCAAGGTGCCCTCCGGGGTGTGCTCCTCGGAGATCACCTCGCCCTCGTCGTGGGCGCGCGCGACCAGCTTGCCGTGCGTGTACGGCACCAGCGCCTCGATCTCGACGGACGGCCGCGGCAGCTCGTTGTCGATCAGCGCGAGCAGTTCGTCGATGTTCTGGCCGGTGCGGGCCGAGACGGCGATGGAGCGCTTCTCGATCCGCAGCAGCCGCTGGAGCACCAGCGGGTCGGCCAGGTCGGCCTTGTTGACCACGACGATCTCCGGTACGCCGGTGGCGCCGACGTCCCTGATCACCTCGCGCACGGCGGCCAACTGCTCCTCCGGGTTCGGGTGCGAGCCGTCCACCACGTGGAGGATCAGGTCGGAGTCGCCGACCTCCTCCATGGTGGAGCGGAACGCCTCGACCAGGTGGTGCGGCAGGTGCCGGACGAACCCGACCGTGTCGGCCAGGGTGTACAGCCGTCCGCTCGGGGTCTCGGCCCGGCGCACGGTCGGGTCGAGGGTGGCGAACAGGGCGTTCTCGACCAGGACGCCCGCGCCGGTGAGGCGGTTGAGCAGCGAGGACTTGCCCGCGTTGGTGTAGCCGGCGATGGCGACCGAGGGCACCTTGTTGCGCTTGCGCTCCTGGCGCTTGATCTCGCGGCCGGTCTTCATCTCCGCGATCTCCCGGCGCATCTTGGCCATCTTCTCGCGGATCCGCCGCCGGTCCGTCTCGATCTTGGTCTCACCGGGGCCGCGGGTGGCGAGGCCGCCGCCCTTGCCGCCGCCCATCTGCCGGGACAGGGACTGACCCCAGCCGCGCAGCCGCGGCAGCATGTACTGCATCTGCGCGAGCGCGACCTGCGCCTTGCCCTCACGGGACTTGGCGTGCTGGGCGAAGATGTCGAGGATCAGGGCCGTACGGTCGATGACCTTGACCTTGACGACGTCTTCGAGGTGGATGAGCTGGCCGGGGCTGAGCTCACCGTCGCAGATGACGGTGTCCGCGCCCGTCTCCAGCACGATCTCCCGCAGCTCCTGGGCCTTGCCGGAGCCGATGTAGGTGGCGGCGTCGGGCTTGTCGCGGCGCTGGATCACGCCGTCGAGCACGAGGGCGCCCGCGGTCTCCGCGAGAGCGGCGAGCTCCGCGAGGGAGTTCTCCGCGTCCTGCACCGTTCCCGAGGTCCAGACCCCGACGAGGACGACCCGCTCCAGGCGGAGCTGGCGGTACTCGACCTCGGTGACGTCTTCGAGCTCGGTGGAGAGGCCCGCCACACGGCGCAGAGCCGCGCGCTCGGATCGGTCGAACTGGTCGCCGTCCCACTCGGAGTCGATCTCGTGGCTCCAGGCGACGTCCTCTTCCATCAGGGCATCGGCCCGAAGACCCTCGGGATAGGCGTGCGCGAGGCGCTTGGTGTCCTGGGAAGGGGAAGAAGAGGAGGTCATTGGATCCTTACGTAGCTGGGAAACCGTCTGCGGCGACGGAACGGAACCCGAACGTCGAACCGGGACCGTCACCATGCACAACGCACGAGTACCCCGGGTGATTCCCGTATGCCCCGCGCTCCGGTGCCGCGCCGTCGCCATGATGGTCGCACGGTACGGGACGTCTCGTCACCGGCTTATTCGGCTGCGGGTTCCGCGGTGGCCGCCGGGTCGGTGGTCCCCGCCTTCCAGTCCGGGTGGCCGGGCATGGGCGGCGTCTTCTCGCCGTACAGCCAGGCGCGCAGGAAGCCGTCCAGGTCACGCCCGGCGATCTCGGAGGCGAGCCGGACGAAGTCCGCGGTCGAGGCCGTGCCGTCGCGGTGCCGCGTCACCCAGGCCCGTTCGAGGCGTTCGAAGGCCGGGTGGCCGATCTCCTGGCGCAGGGCGTAGAGGACGAGCGCGCCGCCCTCGTAGACGTTCTGCCGGAAGATGCCCGTCTTCCGGCCGGGGGCGGGCACCTTCGGCGCGGCCGGCGGGCCGCCCACCGCACGCCAGGTGTCGGAGGCGGCGTAGGCGTCCTTCATCCGGGTCCGCAGCGACCTGCCCGCCTTCTCCTCGGCGTAGAGGGCCTCGTACCAGGTGGCGTGTCCCTCGTTGAGCCACAGGTCGGACCAGGTGCGCGGGCTGACGCTGTCGCCGAACCACTGGTGGGCCAGCTCGTGCACCATGATCGACTCGACGTACCACTGCTCGTAGGC
It contains:
- a CDS encoding aminotransferase class III-fold pyridoxal phosphate-dependent enzyme — its product is MPAGGPRGEALGETAPGSRAPGERGRHLGGADAGRPRRRPPGEPAACTHGRALPIVPVRARGLTVEGADGRRYLDCLSGGGASALGHNHPVVLEAVRKVLDSGAPLQVLDLATPVRDAFVAELLRTLPPGLTGRARVRLCGPGASEALTAAAGLVRAVTGRTGVVAFTAACHATPAAGPFPSGGPGDAPVTRLPCPEGHRWAFGGGGEPGAEGAARWAESVLDGRVPGVPRPAGVVLEAVQGEDAVIVVPDGWARRVRRITADRSIPLIADESHTGAGRTGAFWAVEHSGVTPDVMVLSQTIGAGLPLAVVVHRDDLGELWRDTGRGTFRGNQLAMAAGAATLAHIRENRLARHAADLGAWILTRLRELAAPFPWMGDVRGRGLLIGIELVDPDPDGAPGTGASRTPDSGPRGCAQHLGPAAGLAAALQRECLRRGLIVALGTRHPGVVRLLPPLTITAEQAEAVLDRLADAVEAVGRHHTGHPPGLPPCPRG
- a CDS encoding trypsin-like serine peptidase; its protein translation is MRSVRPSSATRRPRAAARAGFPVPAAVALVSALLLTATACESGAGAGGEPAASASAAEDGHGAIRIPDHLRDKLAEHGIDVDKWRDGAWKNWDRDDWLREAQDFVNPIIENLWNPDRMRDAEEPGREVDAGDLSGDRAVSDPEPAPVRARPVPPAYHENAATAGKVFFDSPAGSKVCSATVVRDPARPGRSNLVWTAGHCVHAGRKGGWYRNIAFVPSYNDAARPAAELRSAGEEEIAPYGVWWGDWVKTSAQWIEQGGATGGEGAPYDFAVLHVTPEEGAGGRSLEETVGAALPVDFAAPAVRPVRSVTATGYPAAAPYDGQTLYRCQGKPGRLSVRASDPTMYRIGCTMTGGSSGGGWVATGSDGRPALISNTSIGPVGAGWLAGPRLGEEAEDVYRAVSEKFAGR
- a CDS encoding IucA/IucC family protein, whose product is MNTTAPPAHRTPAQPPAAPGANPSATTGTPRADLPGARPPVPPAAEWPVRREGTVDAERPGGAAGDLLEHPDPSVAAQAAAVENLLRCWVREAGLPAPRDGVLRVPLPAGGTALLVPVRYWSPTGWHRFGLPHPADAAHPVPPTDAVTLAALLAGQIAAQAAGRAGPGDRPTATAPGTAGAGLVARVADSVRRTTVFIRDRRQRPADPPDRFLAAEQALVLGHPLHPAPKSREGFSESEAARYSPETRGSFPLHWLAVAPSVLAADSAWTERGRPVAAPHLTARLAGPGLELPEGYAALPVHPWQAREVRDRPEAAALLDAGLLRDLGAHGAPWCPTSSVRTVHRTGAPAMLKLSLGVDITNSRRENLRKELHRGVEVHRLLRTGLGRLWRATHPDFDIVRDPAWIGVDGRRGEPVPGLDVVIRHNPFRPTDDVSCVAGLVAPRPLSWAGDPASAGQPRDAAPRSRLARVVARLARRTGRSRGAVAAEWFLRYLEHVVRPVLWLDGAAGIALEAHQQNTLLLLDADGWPAGARYRDNQGYYFRESRRAELDARLPGVGAAGDTFVRDEIADERFAYYLAINNVFGLIGAFGCQRLADERLLLAAFRRFLDRAASDPSSPRSSLPALLLDSPVLRCKANLLTRAHGLDELVGPVDTQSVYVTVPNPLHP
- the hflX gene encoding GTPase HflX is translated as MTSSSSPSQDTKRLAHAYPEGLRADALMEEDVAWSHEIDSEWDGDQFDRSERAALRRVAGLSTELEDVTEVEYRQLRLERVVLVGVWTSGTVQDAENSLAELAALAETAGALVLDGVIQRRDKPDAATYIGSGKAQELREIVLETGADTVICDGELSPGQLIHLEDVVKVKVIDRTALILDIFAQHAKSREGKAQVALAQMQYMLPRLRGWGQSLSRQMGGGKGGGLATRGPGETKIETDRRRIREKMAKMRREIAEMKTGREIKRQERKRNKVPSVAIAGYTNAGKSSLLNRLTGAGVLVENALFATLDPTVRRAETPSGRLYTLADTVGFVRHLPHHLVEAFRSTMEEVGDSDLILHVVDGSHPNPEEQLAAVREVIRDVGATGVPEIVVVNKADLADPLVLQRLLRIEKRSIAVSARTGQNIDELLALIDNELPRPSVEIEALVPYTHGKLVARAHDEGEVISEEHTPEGTLLKVRVHEELAAELTPYVPASAA
- a CDS encoding GNAT family N-acetyltransferase; translated protein: MPPTDARTDAGTVPASDGGTGTDTGPRGGATNADNTNKAGDTDSRDGDGGDGGEDTLDLRLPDAFLETFADPAARTPAAAWPAAGDDLLDRVAAWSPAVTSAGVFHLVPVRLERDLPLITRWMNDPAVAAFWQLSGPPHVTEDHLRAQLDGDGRSVPCVGVLKGTPMSYWEIYRADLDPLARHYPARPHDTGIHLLLGDAADRGRGLGSVLLRAVADLVLDQRPRCTRVVAEPDLRNTPSVAAFLSAGFRLRAEIDLPGKRAALLVRDRHLRRLL